Sequence from the Corallococcus sp. EGB genome:
CATCATGGGCCCGCTGTCCACGCCGCCGTAGGTGCCCAGTCCTGGGTACCAGGCGTTGAGCGTCTTGCGGAACGCCTTCATCCGGTCGCGCAGCGTGGAGTGGTAGTCGCGGCCCCTCGCGTACCGCGCGATGGGCGAGCCCTGCGCCGGTTCATCGTCCCGCCAGTAGTTGTTGGCGAAGGACAGCACCGTGCGCGCGCCCGGCAGCAGCACCGACACGTCGAGCCGCTCCTCCGCGCGCGACCCCATCCAGTCCATGTCCGCGTCGTAGCCGGCCTCCAGCCACGACATCAGCGACGACGGAGGAATGGGCTCCGCCCGCGCGAAGCCGATGAGGTCGAAGCCCACGTCCTGGGCGAGCTGCCTGAGCCTGGCAGTGGGCAGTTGCGTCGCGTACACGGCGCTACTTTGACGGCTTCTCGGGGATCCACTTCACGTCCGGCAGTCCGGCGCGGAAGTTCACCAGCCGGGCCACCACGAAGAGCAGGTCCGACAGGCGGTTCAGGTACATGGACACGGCGGGCGGGGCCTTGTCCTCGCGAAGCAGCGTCACCACGCGGCGCTCGGCGCGGCGGCACACCGTGCGCGACAGGTGCAGCGCCGCGGCCGCGGGCGCTCCGCCGGGGAGGATGAAGTGCGTCATCTTGGGCAGCTCCTCCTCGTAGCGGTCGATGTGGCGCTCCATCTCCTCCACCCACTCCGGGCGCAGCTCCGGGATGTGGGCCGCCGCCTTGGTGTGCGGCGGCGTGGCCAGCACCGCGCCCACCGTGAAGAGCTGGTCCTGGATGCGCTG
This genomic interval carries:
- a CDS encoding cob(I)yrinic acid a,c-diamide adenosyltransferase; translated protein: MKIYTKTGDAGETGLFGGGRVAKDDALVDAYGEVDELNATLGLARTFPLPADLDHFLQRIQDQLFTVGAVLATPPHTKAAAHIPELRPEWVEEMERHIDRYEEELPKMTHFILPGGAPAAAALHLSRTVCRRAERRVVTLLREDKAPPAVSMYLNRLSDLLFVVARLVNFRAGLPDVKWIPEKPSK